AAAACGTTCAGATCCACAGATCATTTCAACCAAAGGAGTTGCTGCTGACCATTTTATGGGCTTTGATGAGATTCCATTCTCTAGCTTTTAGAAAACGCGCCAGAGTTTCAGCATGATATCCTTGATGGACATtctacaaaataaagaaaaggtaGTTTAGCCGATAATGATACAGCAAGAAACAGATATATTGGCAAGGGAGGTGCATAACTATCTAAAGAAAACGGGTTGTGACACGAACCTCTACTGACACTACATAATGGCAACAGAAAAGTTTGATATTCTTATGCCATTTATAGACTTGGTTAagtaaaacaaaagagaaatcataaccGAACCCAGAAAATGAGTTTGCAGGTAGTTGTCAATACAGATAGATTTGTTTCTACCAGCCCCAGATTTTTTATGGAACTTCAAACTTAAGGTTCAGATCAGAGCTTCCCATCAATCCAAGATGATATCAAACTATGAAATGCCATATTCAACACACCCAGAAGCCCAATATGCAGCCTTTATACCTAGATCAAACCTTACTAGGACTGCACACCACATTTTTTTCCCTCAATTTCTTTGGAATCTATCACCTTAATAACAACATCCAAGATTTCCAACATCATAGTggcatttaaaaataatgacaaatgAACATCTAGGAAAGAAGGCCTGATAAGAAATTAGTGCCATTCTGCAGCTGGTGTTAACAGAATTACATGATTCACTGTTCTTTACATAATTCACCTATTTTCAACATCAAAAAGACTTGAAAACTCTTGACTCCAAGTTGCAGAAACAGATCCCATCAAGTAGAAACATAGATAAAGAGCAGAAAAATGCAAACCTGATAAGCTCTCTTCAATGGCTCCTCAACTGCCAtcacattttgaaaaaaaaaaaaaaaaagtacaacgAAAACTGTAAAGTTAAGCAATGTATTAAAAGGAAATAAACAGGTAAAAAGGGATCAAAATTGAACCTTGATCCATCAATGCCTTGAACTGATTGATTGCATCATGTGAAACAGTCCCCatttctctctccccctctctttctttctttcctgaCAAAATTACTAGGACAAAGGAAACAGCACAAGCAAATAAGAAATGACCAAGTTTATAACCTTTTAGCTTCTCTTTGTTGACTCTTCTTTGTCACTCGGCAAAACAAAGACTAACACCTGACTTAGAGAATCATTAAACACTTAAAAGAAAGGTTATTAATATACtgtatttttttcaaggagTATTAAAGAACAAGACTTTAGAGGTCAAAGAAAGGAGGGTCTATGAGTAAAAGTCCATAGCCCACCTAGAAAGTGAAGCTCTCAAGGCAGAAGGGCACCTCTCTCCCTGTATTGTGAGTTTTTTTCTACATTAGCACagtagtaaaaattatttttaaaactaccataagtaaaaaaaataatttttaaattaacatggtAAATAATATTTGCATAGGTTATATGCCTAATTAGGTGTGTACAATATTCTCTtcgaattcaaaaaaacaattgctaaaagttaatattttatattttcagatcgttttgatgtactaatttaaaaataattttaaaaaaataaaaaatattattttaatacatttctaaataaaaaataatttaaattataatcactatcacaatatcaaacattacaaacaaacaaatttcatttcaagTTTTTGCTCTCTCAGATAATTCACTCGTACAAGAGTTCATATATTTTCTCctaccctgttttttttttttttttggtcatgtCATCTCTTCTTTCTAGctattagattgttttgattaatttcatgCCATCGGATCTTTATAAAAAAGAGAGTGGTGACTCTTGCATGAGTGAATTATTTGAGAGAGCAAAAACTTCAAATGAAATTTGTtagtgtaatatatatatatatatatatatatatatatatatatatatatatatatattacactaCTTGTACGTATTAATTATTGTGTTAGTTTaggaattattttttcaattgtgttaatttaaaaaaaaatgttttttttccactgTGATAGTCTAGGAAAAACCTCCTCTCCTGTGTGCTTCACATTTTTGGCATTGTTTGTTTATATGGCCCAAttacacttttaaattttttgtatattcttttctttaatttttttgaattcttaaattgttttgatgtaatgatattagaaataaatttttctaaaataaaaagacattattttcatgtattttcaaacagaaaacattttaaaaaacaacctctgttataaaatcaaacaccaTGGAGTTATTTGGTATTGTGTTCCAACTACACTCTTGAAAATTgttgaattgttttattttcaaattaatgttttttttaattgttttaatgtgatggtgttaaaaataatttttaaaaaataaataatatagtattttaatatatttttgaatagaaaatatttttaaaaaccaatagACGACAGACCTCCAATCATACACTCACATGCACGACCACCAcaacatttttgttcttttgtgtCATCAAAGACAGGGGAAAGTGAAGGGAAGTTGCTTGGAGATGTAATATTTTTCACTTGTGTTTTTTGGcttttgatttgtatttttcctTTAGAGTTACTGACCACCCACTGATACGGACGGGTTACCTACGGAGGGAGGGACGGAGGGAGGGacggagggagggagggagtcCCATCTACATACACTTAGTTACTTGGCTCTGATCTACTTCCtgccacatgatttaacttcCTCTCTACTCTCTTCAAGAGACTTTATTGGGATATGATAACCTCGTTTTAGCCCCCCAATCTTCACACCAATTTCCTTTTGAGCTCTAAGAATACTTTTTTATCAATTAGGTCCTTAATATGTGTTGGAAACTCTCAGCTAGGTCCCCCTTCCTACTATACTAGTAGGCTAATGATTCCGAGTACctgttctatatttttttttttttttttttatggaagacAACTTAACATTTAGGTTTGTTTCTTCCGAGTTAAGTATTTTGCaaatgaaaagtatattttacatgtaaaatatatgACTGCCTGCTTTAAGAATCTAATTGAGAATTAGCTTATGGGGATGGAACTTTTATGAATTTACCCCAGATCTGTCTGTCTTTTGCCTTGCTGggttattaataatatatatatatatatatatatatatatatatatatatatatatatatatatatactgaatTTATGACTGCCTGAAACAGCAATAAGCAAATTCTGCCTGGACCATCTGACCTTGGAATTCGTACTCTTAATATAGGCTCCACAAAAGGGCTGAATTTATAAGGAGACAAGTAtcttctttaaataattttcaaaaagaaggaaaaatttGGGAATTGAATAATTTTGCAACATGCAAGCAAGTTCTACATTTAGgatttgaaaattattaaaatcaagaaaaaatcactagatttctattttttaatgaataattaagtaaggaaataaaaatgaataaatataaatatgtttgatTGAAGAGGCatggataaaaacataaattaaatttatttcttgaataattttgaaataaatatttatatttttaaaagataaaatagagaaaaacatGTCCTTATCATCACTGTCTCGATatctcttctatatatatatacaaaaaaaaaaaaaaaacagtaatgaAACACTATCGATCATTGTAAGATTAAgtcctaaaaataaaacaaaacaaaaaacacccAACCTTACGAGGAGTAGTCGCGGTAAAAGCAAAAGAATATTATGGTTACTCATCCATCTATCTAGTATGCCTTTTATATATCTTCCTTTTTCCTTTCGGTTAGGGCTATCTTCTCCCTCCCTCCTCcttttatcatgaaaaaagCAGCTAGAATAGAATGCAATGCAATGTGTCGTCATCCTTTCATGGCAGGCATGTCACCACCAACAATGGATCGAGAAATTATagtcttgtttttcttttaacttttgatcagtTCTTAATTGGGTCCATGAATATTGTATATAAAgcttccatatatatatatatatatatatatatatatatatatatatatagacatggACTCTCACCATTTTGTCATGAGTTAATTTCATTAGTTTTGCTCTATTAAAGaatgtgaatatatatatatatatatgtatatgtatatatatataaagggatcaaaacaatatatatctCTCCGagttgagggaaaaaaaaccttttataaaGGGATCAAAACAATactattgctattttttttttttcaagttaatggATATCTAATTATTCCTTGTTTGAATATACCACTTGAACGAACCTTACCATCAAATTAAGAAGGcatgataaaatagaaaaaaggtgaaaaaaaaggGGAGGGGGGGAATCACTAGCTAGCAAGCACTTTATACATTCCGATAACTTTATTGTCTTTATAGGAAAGACGTCGTTTGTGTTATATATCATCATTCCATTAATTCCTCTTTAACTCATCTCTTAATTCATGTATTAGAGTAAGATTAGGAGATAAGATAAAAGCATTCATGAacttaattgggtttaaaaaattaatacgaaaataacatatttaattagttgatatatagaacaaaaattaaaaattaaaaaaaaaaaatagtaaccgCGCGCATGCCAATCATATATACTTTTACGTAAGTAACTATATATGCGagagtctctttttttttccatgattaattttaataaaattgaaaaggagatttttttttattttttttcgaaTAAAAAAGGCATTAATAATTTGGTCTCGTAAAGAAAAAGGCAGAGGACAGCAAAAACAGACACGACACGAGTAGCCTGGAACCTGACAGGTCGGCCAAGAGAAATACAGTGAAGCTGCTTAGTTAATTAAGATGGAAGTAATTGCCTCCTGTCCTCCTCTTTGTATTCTTCCATTCTCCTAATTAATATATACTGATCAAGAACGAAGGAACTTGAGTTGTAAGGGACATCACTTTGGCTGGCTTCATCATACGTACAAGGAATAATTCAAGGGGTAATATTTAAGCTATTATTATATGCATGCACGTGCAGGGTAAAAAAATAGGACTCCATATTCAGGGCTCCATTATTGGCCCGAGATGACATGTATAAGAAGTTTTctgctttctttttattattattattatttattaatttcccTTCAAATTAATACATACATCTCTGCCTGCACATCACAATCAATCAACAATGGTCGGCGCAATTTGTCaaatgattttgattatttgtatGAATTAACATCTTCGCTCTTGTTCTCTCCCTTTATCCTTCTACTGATCATGGGCTGATCACTGATGATGAGGGGATGCTCTTCCTCTGAAAATTACTGCCAACCCTTGTCACAACGGGAGGACTCATGTTTAACCCTAGTTGGATGCATTAGTCTCTACTACCTATTTAATTAATTCTGTTAATTCTTcagtaaaattatatatatatatatatacacacaccagtataaataattcttgatttatttaattagatgtatgtataagttttttaattcttgatgAGGAttgtttcatgacaagaaaagaCACATtgaaaaagtttatatatatatatatatagaaaatcattaataataaataaagattaaactggaaaaactaagaaattaatGTAACTCaggatatttgataaaaattaaaaaaataaaagaaaccttCTTCACTGCCATGTCCACCCCTTCAGACATCGTAAAATCTGAactcaagaaaacaaaacattcttAGCTTAGCCAGCAGGTGCCctctttgatttgtttatttcaaggttgtcaattccgttccgttccgcccggaatggccgaaacattccataccaattcaaaaaacggaacaaaacggaacaaatttcatctcattttaaatctcggtccgttccggatttttcggctaaattccgcccgaaacgttcctgttccattccacatgttccgttccgctcttgaaaagccattgaatcaaattgaaccttattcaatttaattaattaaaccacccaattataaaaaagctctttttattactattttctataacaatgatattaataataacattgaaaattattattactattttcattaacaatgatattaattttttaaaattagatttatcactaatatatatggtttatattcatgttgtttttttcatgtttatactttgtaggaatttgagcaaaacaagggatgctttagatttcattagccttaataacattgacctaactttatatttaaaatatttgtgttaaaacattttactttcataatattttgatattttgtttaagttgaattactttaagttaaagatctatttaatatttttaaattttgaaattatatttgtttggcattgtgtttgtattgcataatttataattaatttatcttgaatttgaattatgtttgttgaatatatatatatatgaacagtacaaccccgaaacggcatgccgaaacactccgaaactgaaacattccgttccaattgaaaaaatgaaacacctaccgaaatggaattgacaaccttggtttaTTCATCATGGTGAAGCCATGGATTGTTTTGATCTGGGCTTCATAGGAGcttaactaattaattcaaGCCCAGACAGACCTGAGAGCGTGAAGGGATGGATCCAATTTGGATTCCCCATCTTATTTACATGAAAGCCTACACTTAAGAATTAAGTCGGACATAATTACAATACATAATAATTGCAATTAAAGGAGTGTTCGGTAATGCTGCTAATCCTCCTccttttaatgttattttcaaatttttttttttttgaaaaaacactcAATtcaattgatgttattttaggttttttttagttttaatatgataatattaagaataaaaaaacattatttaatatatttttaattaaaatatatttttacaaaaatattatataaacgCAAATGGAATATACACAACTCATACTTGTTAAAGAAGAATAATATTCAGGACCCGTAAAATTAGACTAGATACGTGTAAATTGACCCGGATATCCacgttaatataaaaaaaatcaccttatTGATGGTTGAGTCCCACGAAATTAATGGTTGTGATCCTTTGCTGTTATGATTATTATATTGACAAACACTAATTTAGTGTTTGATTactgtataaaaataaataaaatcagctAGGATAAAGATAATATGTCTGATATacttcatgttttgaaaaaataataataaattcattctATATCTTGGAAGAATGGGaaagatatattattaattatatatcctGGATTTTCAACGCCACAGGCCAATTAATTAACTCTGATTCCCTTCAACATATTCGTATATTCTATGCGTGTGCATAGAGAACAAGCACAGACATTTTCTTATTGGAGTCATGAAATCTCACAcaccaattaattaaatttgtaaGAAAATAGACAAGTATAGCTAGCTAAttatattaatcaaattaattatacttttattaAATTGACCGAGATGGAAAGAAAGCAACAAGTAGCTAGCCTCCCTTCTCAGGCCCGGCAGATGTCAATTACTGGGCAACAACGCCATGGTTGCGATGCCGAGAAGCTGGTGAGAGAGACGTCCCTTATTCCTTTCACATCAATTTCGTCCTTCAAGTCTTCAAAATCATCGGTTAAGTGCTCTTAATTATCCATATTTGATCATGGACTCTTTCAGATTGTGAGAAACAATCTCATTTTACAAGAAATTTAACGTTTTAGTTAAGAAATTCTAGTAAGGGATACGATGGAGGGGCttttttggaggaaaaaaaagagagagagaggatatttttcttagttaatcttgtgtttttctattcaatattattatgcctctcttcttctttttttaagtttttttccctATTTAAATGGAataattttcctagtttattttttctatttagggCTGTTACGGTTTTTGacttttttctgtgtttttatataaagtacTGTAATAAATTTTTGACAATCGAAGACTTTGATATTTTGCATGTTTCCTTTATGATTATGATCTTATCGGTCTTTAAAGATTTTACCTTGTAACAGACCCCGTTGTCCGCTTTTATCAAGATCCCAGTTAAGAAATAGAATTGTCGGggataaaatcaatataagaAATTGTTTGGGGGAGTAAAATTGATACTAACCAATAGCTGGAGGGTGTTTTTGAAGTTTACCCTAAAAATCTCTTAGCCTTTCACTTTAATGAAAAGACCCCCCTTCCCTTTGACATTTCAAAGATGCTACATGCATGAAAGACAAATATGATATGATGATATCATAGGTAGAGAGTGGCTTGAAGATAATGTGAACCCTCTCCTCTCTACATTTCCATATATACTACTATCGATTCTCTTCATGTTCTTGTAGTTTCCTTCTCTCCCAAGCCACTCACAAACATTCAGCCATTCTTCTCATCCAATAAAATGTCTGTATCATTAACAGATCAAACCGGTTACCTGCACCAAGAAGAAGATGCAAGAACTAATGTTTATACTGAAAGTTCATATCAACACCAGCAGTGCTATTATGCTGAAAGCCGTAGCGTATGTGAGATTGAAGAAGAGAATTATTCAAGTGATCTCTTTGAGATTAATCATGGGGTGCCTTTGGAATCCATCAAAGAAGACATAGAAGGGAGTTTGTTTTCCTTTGATGTATATGGAGAGCATCAGAAAGATTGTGTTTATGTTGGTGTAGGAAAGAGTGAGTCTAGCATTGATGCACTGTCTTGGACATTGAAGAATGCTATTATTGATTCCAATACCATGGTTTTTCTCGTCCATATCTTCCCTGAGATACATTTCATACCTTCTCCTTGTAAGTTTAGATCTGATcgatcattgattttcttcattttcctgtatttttttgttgaagttcTGAATCTGGTTGGTGAGTCTTGGGTCAGACTCAAGactagtaattaaataaattcgtGGACAACTTGGGCCATGTCCTTTTTTTCTGGTCTAATGTCTTAACCACCATTAATTAATGGCTTTACTAGGAACAAAGACAAAACTACTATTAGCATATAGTATAACTTTGTTTTGTTCTAGGTAATTAATTAGTCGGGACTTTGATTATATGTTTAGAGGTTGAAAGGTCttgtattgttgttgttgttgttgttgttagaaGGCACAAATATGTTCACCAATTGGCATTAAGAGGTAAACATGGGAGTTAATGACCTAGCTAAGCTAGAGTGCTAGTCGTTGCCTTGCAGTTCAGTTTATCATGTAAGTCAAATCTTCGAGAATATAGAACTGAGAAGCCAATTATTTCTTGCAATTTAGTCTAGTTTTGAGGCCTTGAGCCTGGTTTTAGCTCATATTTCAaggctttttttattgttttttttttatatatatataagattataTCAGCGGGAGTTACAAGGGTTGATTCTTCAACTTTGTCTGCCTGAATCTTTTGACCCATCCTCACTGTAAGACCTGTGTTAATTATTCAAAGTTTTGTGAAAGACAAGAAGTGGGAATGCGTTTGTTCATGGTAGATCTTGATAATACTGTTACCTGAACCGAGTTTTGAATGAGTTTTGTGCCTTTTGTGGATGGTAGTGGGTAGGCTTCCAAAGAGTCAAGTTAGTGCTCAGCAGGTGGAGAATTACATGGCCCAAGAAAGAGACAAGAGGAGAGAACTCCTACAAAAGCTCATCAACATGTGTTCTGCATCCAAGGTTCTATGATTATCACATGCTGTTTTGTCCATACCAATTAGAGTTGAAGTGGATCCTTGTTGATTTATGAAAGAGTTGCAATGAAACAGGTTAAGGTAGACACCATCCTCGTTGAAAGTGATACGGTTGGGAAAGCTATGATGGACCTCATTACAGTTGTCAACATGAGAAAGCTGATTCTTGGAACCTCCAAGTCCAATCTAAGGTACATTACTGCCTGTAATTTATGACATTTAAACTTTTTGTGAATAACCCTTCTGTGTTTTAAGCTTAAAGTTGCTTGAATTTTCAACATTTGGTGATGGATAGGAAGTTGAGGTCTAAGAGAGGAAATGGGATAGCTGATCAAGTAATTCAAAACGCACCCGAGTTCTGCGATGTTAAGATCATATGCGATGGAAAGGAAGTGGTGATTGACCAGATGGTTGGATCACCTTTAACCCTTGCTGATAATCCCAGTGAAAAGTCTTTCACGTTGCAAGATGAATCCAATACAAATAACGACTCGTTTGCTTGCATGTGTTTCAAATCACCGAAagtaatgtaaaaatataagatataaaCAGAAGCTGATCACAGCTGGAATAGCTCAGTTGCGAGCGAGTCAGGCTGAAGATTGCTTGTTTGATCACCacattgttttacttttttcacTTGCACTCTCTTTACACGGTTCTATGATTCTGTAATCCATGGAACAACTTGGCTTGCTTCTATAGAAACTGCAAAATTCATGTCACTGCTTGTTCTTAAGTATGGCATTTGGATTTTAATGGGGACAAAAGGGACATGAACAACTGTAATAGAAACGTGTTTGTTAATAGAGATGAAAATAGAAATTCATTTTTATCTGAAAGTTTGCACCGATGGATTTGAAaagataaatgaaataaatgaaataaaaccataaaaataggaaaaactTCACACAATTGGAGTTCAAGATTGTTGGATGCCCTTACAGCACCTCAGCTGCAAGAGGGAATCTGTGAAGCGTGTGTACATATCCTGTTCTTCTTGGCCCGCAATTCAGTCATGAACCTTTGTCCACACCTTTTGCAAACGATTCAAAACCAAAGAACATGCATGCATTCAAGATTTCAGGGCAAGTCAAAGAAATGAACTTACATCACGTAAATATATTCACAGATCAAGCATCAGATacgaataaatttaaatcaattttggaCAGTATTTTTGTTGGCCAATCAATTGAATCATTCCACTGCTAAAGTACATTTGCCTGAGACATGTTTCCAGAACTAATAGCTAGTATGACCGTGAGCTCGAAGGAGTCCCCTCAACAGGACTATCGGCCACATTTCTGAACCAGTCTAGCGACAGGGTTCCAAGCTCCTACACTTGGAGACTCCAAGCAATAATTATGTGATAcagatttgagattttttaaaaggaaacaaCAAACATTACATTTCCTTATCATCTGTcaataaaggagaaaaaaacaggaaaaagaaCTTTATCCTCATCACCAACAACGCCTAAGATGTTCAGAACAATTCTTCCCTTTAAATagaaacaatttgcaaattgtaataaatatttgctAAAAGAAATCAAACTCCAGATAATTTTCAGAACCTTTTTGACCAGGAGCAGCTGCAACTGTTGCGGCCTTTTCACTTGTTGATGCTGGGCCAGGTATCCGCTCAATCTCGACTGGCTTTGGGATCTCAGGTGGGGTAGCACAGCGTATTAATGCCCAATTCACACCTTCAAAGAAGGGATGTTGCTTAATTTCAGTAGCCCCTCGTTTGTATGCCAATCTATGTTGCGGTTCTTTTACAAGCAAACCCCTTATAAGATCCCTTGCTGCAAAACTAACAACTGGTGATTCTGGAAATCGAAGAGGTTGGCCAACAACATTGAATAATGTGGCTCGATTTCCAGAACCCTTAAAGGGAGTTTTACCAAATAAGAGTTCATATAGAAAGATCCCAAAAGTCCACCAATCAACAGCACTTCCATGACCTTCACCCTTGATGATCTCAGGAGCCAGATACTCGTGGGTCCCAACAAACGACATTGACCTTGCATCAGTTGGCTCTGCCATGAGCTCAGGTAATGGACTAACTTGATTTCCTAGTTCATTTTTGGGTTTTCTATCCTTCTTGGACTTGCTAGAAAAGAGGCGGGGCCCAAAGCATGTTGTAGGAGCAACACAGGATGGCTGGATGCAGGAAGGCTCAATACAAGCAGGCTGAACACAGTAAACAGGGTTCTTTCGTAACGGCTCAGACTCAAGAGATGCTGTTTTGACAAGAGTTGGGCTGACAGTACAACGGAGGGAAAGGTCAAAGTCGGAGAGCATTATATGCCCATCATCCCTCACAAGGACATTCTCTGGCTTAAGATCACGGTAAATAATCCCAAGCATATGCAAATATTCCAAAGCTAGCAGGACCTCTGCTACATAAAACCTGCAAATTGGAAAGAGCAAAGATGGTTAATTTCGAGTTTTATGCaggtttgaagaaaaaatcaaagtcaaaCATGTCATGGATTTTGTATTTGATAAATCCACCACAAAtgggaaaatgtttttttctttctttgagaaATTCCATTTCCCATTTACCTGATGCTGAGACCAGGattctttgctctttcaatCTAAAGTTTAAAAGATCTAACAGTTTAAGCCTACATCAGAATTGACATCAAGAGTGCAAATGCAATTTGAATCAAACTTATGCAACTAAATTCAGTTCCAGAGTGACTCAAGTTCAACAACATCCTGCTTCAGATAGTTACTTACGCTCCATTTTGAAGATGTGTAAGAGTCACTAGCTTTGCTAGTAGAGAGGAATCATCCAGTATGAGAAGAAACCATGGGTATAAAAGCAAGTTACGGGTCCAGATAGCCAAATCTGGTTTTACATACAACAGGATAGAGTCACAGGGATGTCTCCAAAACTTAGATTCTTCGGGATAATGCGTTACCTGTAAGATATAAACTGTTGATTCAACTTGTTTTATCAATTAGCCATTAATTTGCCAAGCACAAATGCCACACCCTTAATTAATTGTTctgtttgatcaaaatataaattattttaattgaggaAGTGGCTCAAAGAATTTTTACAGGTTCTGCAGCATTAAGCTCCAATAGATACTTATATTCTGCTCCCGTTTATTTAACTTCCAACATTTTAAGCGCAAATAGTATTCTAGCAGCAGATACTAAGAGGACAACCGTGGGCTAAATTATATGCTTTATGAAGGTGGCACTtccaaatttataaaatgtataCCCAAAAGTAGGTCAAACACACTTTCTTCCCAACTATGGAAACTGTCGTCATGTTATCAGCAAAtaacttttgaaaatgcatgaacACTACATAAAAATAACAGGATAAATAGTTGAAGTTCACTTATCA
The Populus nigra chromosome 3, ddPopNigr1.1, whole genome shotgun sequence genome window above contains:
- the LOC133689931 gene encoding U-box domain-containing protein 35; its protein translation is MSVSLTDQTGYLHQEEDARTNVYTESSYQHQQCYYAESRSVCEIEEENYSSDLFEINHGVPLESIKEDIEGSLFSFDVYGEHQKDCVYVGVGKSESSIDALSWTLKNAIIDSNTMVFLVHIFPEIHFIPSPLGRLPKSQVSAQQVENYMAQERDKRRELLQKLINMCSASKVKVDTILVESDTVGKAMMDLITVVNMRKLILGTSKSNLRKLRSKRGNGIADQVIQNAPEFCDVKIICDGKEVVIDQMVGSPLTLADNPSEKSFTLQDESNTNNDSFACMCFKSPKVM